A DNA window from Theobroma cacao cultivar B97-61/B2 chromosome 5, Criollo_cocoa_genome_V2, whole genome shotgun sequence contains the following coding sequences:
- the LOC18598988 gene encoding nuclear transcription factor Y subunit A-1, producing the protein MHQKLEGKNHPEPNANNNKPYTVRSQPWWCSTQQDASSTDVLGESRTNLAPGKHPNGGLGTQTSESQHGELTDQKICASKEMWLTVLPHPDGKCGDEQPHLQHAVPFMPPTMGEYIAPRTRLELVGHSIACPSYPYADPYYGGAMPPYGPQSLVHPHCLGVHPARMALPLEMAEEPVYVNAKQYHGILRRRQSRAKAELEKKLIKVRKPYLHESRHLHAMRRARGCGGRFLNTKKLDSDASNATPDKGSDTSSNLSSHPTNSLSGKSISSHMSQDVNSSGGHQEVTESELPGTDMQQAFSNSNGKIYINGNGNVCYSHHQGFHFSTSRSLSDKMMEEGDCPRQQHERIVANGVPHRALTIK; encoded by the exons ATGCACCAAAAACTAGAAGGCAAAAACCATCCAGAACCTAATGCGAATAACAATAAACCATACACAGTTCGTTCTCAACCCTGGTGGTGCAGCACCCAGCAGGATGCCAGTTCAACggatgttttaggagaaagcAGGACAAACTTAGCTCCCGGAAAACACCCAAATGGAGGTTTAGGGACCCAAACGAGTGAATCTCAGCATGGAGAATTGACTGATCAAAAaatttgtgctagcaaagaaaTGTGGTTAACTGTATTGCCGCATCCAG ATGGAAAATGTGGTGATGAACAGCCACATTTACAGCATGCTGTACCCTTTATGCCTCCAACAATGGGTGAATACATAGCACCACGAACCCGGCTGGAGCTTGTTGGCCACTCAATT GCATGTCCATCGTATCCATATGCAGATCCATATTATGGGGGAGCAATGCCTCCTTACGGACCTCAATCTTTG GTACATCCTCATTGTCTTGGAGTGCATCCTGCTAGAATGGCTTTGCCTCTTGAAATGGCAGAGGAACCTGTTTACGTGAATGCTAAGCAATACCATGGTATTCTGAGACGAAGGCAGTCTCGTGCAAAAGCTGAGCTGGAAAAGAAACTGATCAAAGTTCGAAAG CCCTATCTTCATGAGTCTCGACATCTACATGCTATGAGAAGAGCAAGAGGATGCGGAGGCCGTTTCTTAAACACCAAAAAGCTAGACAGTGATGCTTCGAATGCCACACCTGACAAAGGCAGTGACACTAGTTCCAATCTTTCATCACATCCTACCAACTCATTAAGTGGCAAATCAATTTCCAGTCACATGTCCCAGGATGTCAATTCATCCGGTGGTCATCAAGAAGTAACAGAATCTGAATTGCCAGGAACAGATATGCAGCAGGCATTTTCCAACAGCAATGGAAAAATCTACATCAATGGCAATGGCAATGTCTGCTATTCCCACCATCAAGGGTTTCATTTCTCTACATCTCGTTCACTTTCAGATAAAATGATGGAAGAAGGGGACTGTCCAAGGCAGCAGCATGAGAGAATTGTGGCAAATGGTGTGCCTCACAGGGCCCTAACAATCAAATGA